A genomic window from Phoenix dactylifera cultivar Barhee BC4 chromosome 7, palm_55x_up_171113_PBpolish2nd_filt_p, whole genome shotgun sequence includes:
- the LOC103706491 gene encoding ACT domain-containing protein ACR2 isoform X1 translates to MEVSCPYFDPEFENLNEKMYGPRVSVDNESCDKCTVVKVDSLNKQDLLLEVVQVLSDVDLFISKSYVSSDAEWFMDVFHVKDQRGNKVTDKKVISYIQQAIGARRELQNSGEMKKCYDNAVGTESCSDCTAIEMIGTNRPGLFSEISAVLAEQRCNVVEAHAWSHNACLACVAYVSDESTSACIDDPNRLATIEDQLSTILRPTTIADDNPRGAKTHFLGCDSSMSHTERRLHQLMLANRDFDGPPGQVSTSLSSISMDHVEGGRKTVVSIDRCAEKGYSIVTVECMDRPKLMFDTVCTLTDMQYVIFHASSASHGLFAYQEYYIRHKDGYTLDTEDERRLQVIKCLEAAIERRVCEGLRLELCAENSVGLLPNVTRILREYGLTVARADIATDGEKMKNVFYIQDISGNKVDMRLVELMKRELQPLAFQVKNELLLPRKYTSVERDGFSFVSLLRSQLERFSHSFISIR, encoded by the exons ATGGAAGTTTCCTGCCCTTATTTTGATCCTGAATTCGAGAACCTTAATGAGAAGATGTATGGACCAAG GGTTAGTGTAGACAATGAATCTTGTGACAAATGCACAGTTGTGAAG gtGGATAGTCTCAACAAACAAGATCTCCTACTTGAAGTGGTTCAAGTGTTGAGTGATGTGGATCTTTTTATTTCCAAGAGTTATGTATCTTCTGATGCAGAATGGTTCATGGATG TCTTTCATGTGAAAGATCAGCGAGGTAATAAGGTTACAGACAAGAAGGTCATTAGCTACATACAACAG GCAATAGGTGCGAGGAGGGAGCTTCAAAACTCAGGAGAGATGAAAAAGTGCTATGACAATGCTGTCGGAACTGAATCTTGTAGTGATTGCACAGCCATAGAGATGATTGGTACTAACAGACCAGGACTTTTCTCAGAGATATCAGCTGTCCTAGCTGAACAGAGGTGCAATGTTGTTGAAGCTCATGCATGGAGCCACAATGCTTGTCTTGCATGCGTAGCTTATGTTTCCGACGAGTCCACCTCGGCTTGCATTGATGACCCCAATCGACTAGCCACTATTGAAGACCAGCTCTCCACTATTCTTCGACCCACCACGATTGCAGATGATAATCCTAGGGGTGCAAAGACACATTTTCTTGGATGTGATAGCTCGATGAGTCACACGGAGCGCCGACTACATCAGCTTATGTTAGCCAACCGAGATTTTGATGGGCCACCGGGGCAAGTAAGCACATCACTTTCCTCGATTAGTATGGACCATGTTGAAGGGGGGAGAAAGACAGTCGTGTCAATTGACCGTTGTGCTGAGAAAGGATATTCCATTGTGACTGTTGAGTGTATGGATCGACCAAAACTCATGTTCGACACTGTATGCACGCTTACAGACATGCAATATGTTATCTTCCATGCTTCTAGTGCTTCTCATGGGCTTTTTGCCTATCAG GAGTACTATATTCGGCACAAGGATGGATATACGCTGGATACTGAAGATGAGAGGAGGCTACAAGTTATCAAATGCTTGGAGGCTGCAATCGAGCGTAGAGTATGTGAG GGGCTCCGGTTAGAGTTATGTGCTGAAAATAGTGTTGGATTGCTCCCGAATGTCACCCGCATCCTCCGTGAGTACGGGCTTACCGTTGCCCGGGCGGATATTGCGACCGATGGGGAGAAGATGAAAAATGTGTTCTACATTCAGGATATATCTGGCAACAAAGTTGATATGAGGCTCGTGGAGTTGATGAAGAGAGAGTTGCAGCCGCTGGCATTTCAGGTAAAGAATGAATTGCTGCTGCCACGGAAGTATACCTCAGTGGAGAGGGATGGTTTCTCGTTTGTTAGCCTGCTTAGGTCTCAGTTGGAGAGATTCTCCCACAGCTTCATCTCAATACGATAA
- the LOC103706491 gene encoding ACT domain-containing protein ACR2 isoform X2 — MWIFLFPRVMYLLMQNGSWMAIGARRELQNSGEMKKCYDNAVGTESCSDCTAIEMIGTNRPGLFSEISAVLAEQRCNVVEAHAWSHNACLACVAYVSDESTSACIDDPNRLATIEDQLSTILRPTTIADDNPRGAKTHFLGCDSSMSHTERRLHQLMLANRDFDGPPGQVSTSLSSISMDHVEGGRKTVVSIDRCAEKGYSIVTVECMDRPKLMFDTVCTLTDMQYVIFHASSASHGLFAYQEYYIRHKDGYTLDTEDERRLQVIKCLEAAIERRVCEGLRLELCAENSVGLLPNVTRILREYGLTVARADIATDGEKMKNVFYIQDISGNKVDMRLVELMKRELQPLAFQVKNELLLPRKYTSVERDGFSFVSLLRSQLERFSHSFISIR; from the exons ATGTGGATCTTTTTATTTCCAAGAGTTATGTATCTTCTGATGCAGAATGGTTCATGGATG GCAATAGGTGCGAGGAGGGAGCTTCAAAACTCAGGAGAGATGAAAAAGTGCTATGACAATGCTGTCGGAACTGAATCTTGTAGTGATTGCACAGCCATAGAGATGATTGGTACTAACAGACCAGGACTTTTCTCAGAGATATCAGCTGTCCTAGCTGAACAGAGGTGCAATGTTGTTGAAGCTCATGCATGGAGCCACAATGCTTGTCTTGCATGCGTAGCTTATGTTTCCGACGAGTCCACCTCGGCTTGCATTGATGACCCCAATCGACTAGCCACTATTGAAGACCAGCTCTCCACTATTCTTCGACCCACCACGATTGCAGATGATAATCCTAGGGGTGCAAAGACACATTTTCTTGGATGTGATAGCTCGATGAGTCACACGGAGCGCCGACTACATCAGCTTATGTTAGCCAACCGAGATTTTGATGGGCCACCGGGGCAAGTAAGCACATCACTTTCCTCGATTAGTATGGACCATGTTGAAGGGGGGAGAAAGACAGTCGTGTCAATTGACCGTTGTGCTGAGAAAGGATATTCCATTGTGACTGTTGAGTGTATGGATCGACCAAAACTCATGTTCGACACTGTATGCACGCTTACAGACATGCAATATGTTATCTTCCATGCTTCTAGTGCTTCTCATGGGCTTTTTGCCTATCAG GAGTACTATATTCGGCACAAGGATGGATATACGCTGGATACTGAAGATGAGAGGAGGCTACAAGTTATCAAATGCTTGGAGGCTGCAATCGAGCGTAGAGTATGTGAG GGGCTCCGGTTAGAGTTATGTGCTGAAAATAGTGTTGGATTGCTCCCGAATGTCACCCGCATCCTCCGTGAGTACGGGCTTACCGTTGCCCGGGCGGATATTGCGACCGATGGGGAGAAGATGAAAAATGTGTTCTACATTCAGGATATATCTGGCAACAAAGTTGATATGAGGCTCGTGGAGTTGATGAAGAGAGAGTTGCAGCCGCTGGCATTTCAGGTAAAGAATGAATTGCTGCTGCCACGGAAGTATACCTCAGTGGAGAGGGATGGTTTCTCGTTTGTTAGCCTGCTTAGGTCTCAGTTGGAGAGATTCTCCCACAGCTTCATCTCAATACGATAA